A window of Bradyrhizobium diazoefficiens genomic DNA:
GAGCCTCAGCGCCGAGATACGGCCGATCTCCTCGATCGCACGGCGCATCTCGGTCTTGGCGATATTGCGCAACCGGATCTCGAAATCGTGCAGCACGGAATCCCTGGTGTGACGCCGCACGCAGACGATGTAGGGGAAGCCGAACTTGTCCCGATAGGCGCTGTTGACGCGCTCGAACGCCGCATATTCGGCGTCCGACAGCCGATCGAGTCCGGCGCTGTTCTGTTCGCCGGTCGATTCCGCCGTGAGGCCGGCGGCGCGCTGCGTCTTGCTGGCAAGATCGGGATGTGCCCGGATCAGCGCCAGCTGCACATCGGGTTCGGCGCTCTGGATCGCCGCCATCAGCGCTGTGTGCAACTGATTGATGCCGGCGAACGGCCGCTTGCCGGCGAGTTGCTCGGCGATCCATGGGGAATATTCGACGACATTGCCGAGCGTCGCGACGAAATCGGCGTTGTCAGCGGCATTGAGATCGGACAGCGAGATCTGCGACATCGTCCTCAACCGATCTCGAACGCGTTGGCCGCAAGATGTGCGTGCCTGTCGTGCCAGTGCTGCGCGATCTGGAGCCGCGTCGGCACCCAGACGCGCTCATGCTTGCCGATATAGTCGAGGAAGCGGATCAGACCTGCGGCGCGGCCGGGCCGCCCGGCGAGACGGCAGTGCAGACCGACCGACATCATTTTCGGCGCGGTCTCGCCTTCCGCATAGAGCACGTCGAAGGCGTCCTTCAGATAGCTGAAGAATTGCTCGCCTCCGGCAAAGCCCTGCGGATTGATGAAACGCATGTCGTTGGCGTCTAACGTATAGGGAATGATGAGCTGCTTGCGGCCTGCGCCCCGGACCCAATAGGGCAGATCGTCGGCATAGGAGTCGCAGAGATAGAGGAAACCGCCCTCCTCCATCAACAGACGGTTGGTGTTGATCGAGGAGCGCCCGGTATACCAGCCGAGCGGCCGCGCGCCGGTAGCTTCGGTGTGGACGCGGATCGCTTCTGCAATCTCGGCGCGCTCCTGCGCCTCGGTCATGTCCTTGTGCTCAATCCATTTCAAGCTGTGGCTGGCGATATCCCAGCCCGCCTCCTTCATGGCAGCGACGATGTCCGGATTGCGCTTCAGCGCAGTGGCGACACCGAACACGGTCGCCGGCCAGCTGCGCGCGGTGAATATCCGCCACAGCCGCCAGAAGCCGGCGCGCGAGCCGTATTCGAACATCGATTCGATGTTGGCGTGGCGCCGACCGGGCCAGGGCTGTGCGCCGAGCACGTCGGACAGAAACGCTTCCGAGGCGCGGTCGCCATGCAAGATGTTGTTCTCGCCGCCCTCCTCGAAATTGACGACGAACTGCACCGCGACCCGCGCGTTGCCGGGCCACTCGGGAGGCGGCGGGTTGCGGCCGTAACCGCGGAGATCGCGCGGGTAGCGGGGCTCTGTCACTCAGACTTCCTCGAAGCGGATCGGCAGCGCGCCCTTCCACAGCACGCTCTTGCCCAGCGTCGCCAGATTCTCCAGTCCCGAGGTCAGCGTGATGAAATGGTTGCCGGCGAGCTGGCCCATCTTGCTCGCGAAGTGCACGCCGCCATAGGCGAGCAGGATCTCGGTTTCGCTGATGCCGCCGGGATAGAGTATGATCTGGCCGGGCGCAGGATAGCTGGTGTGGTTCTCGTAACCGACGCCGAAGTCGAGATCGCCGAGCGGCATCCACACGCCCTCGCCGCTCCAGCGCACATGAATGATGTGGCTTTCGAACGGCAGCGCCTTGCGGAAGGCAGCGACGGTCTTGGGTGCCAGTTGCTCCTCGAAGCGGGCATCGAAGGTGAAATCGCCGGCGCGGATAACGAGTTTGCTCATCTCATCTCTCTGGATCGGGGCCGGTGGCCCCACGGAAAACTTTCAAGCAAAGAGCACTCCCGACAGCTTCGCGCAAGTGCTGCGGCCGCATCGCGCGCGCTCCGGTTGGCGCCTCCTCAAGTTCCGCCTGCGGCGGCTGGAAGCTCGCTCGGTCCATTGAAGCGGATTGACAGGGGCAAGTCCATCAGCGCCGGAGGGCGCGGTCGCCGGTACAGCGAGGCGAAACCCATCACACTGTTATCCACGCCGAAACATGATGGGTTTCGCAAGTGCTCTACCCATCCTACGACCTCTCGTTTCGATTTGCGGACATGCCTTCGCGTTCTCGCGGCGCATTTCGCCCGAGCTTTGCTTGATCGCTCCACCCTCTGAAAGCCAGGAGGGCGCAGGGAAGGCCGGGTGCCGGCTCGCACCCGCGGTCTGCTGCGCGAATGGCACGCGCAGAAGAACCGCACAGCAGCATACAGGTGGTGCCGAACGCTCGGCCTTCCCTGCGCGATGGTCGGACGGCTTATGCCGTGATCTCCCGGGAGCCGAGTTCGTTCTGGCCTCCCTCGCCCCGCGAATTCATGATGCAGTCTGCCCGGTTGGGCTCGCTCGCATCTTCGAAGGGCTTGACCGTAGCAACGACGGCCAGGACCACACGGTTTTGCCGTACGCGCGTTCGCCGACCGCCGCATGATCTCCCGGCCTTGTCGACGTTGCCGGAAGCATGCTGGCGAGACGAACTTGACAGCGCCGCTCGTCCGCACGCGGTTTCGGGCTCACGGGGACTACCCGCCCTGCCCGTACCCTTCGTGCCGACGCTGCCGCGTCCACCGCAGGCCCGGCTCGCGACAGTGACGACACAAGATCGCCCCTCCTGGATGAGCCGGGATGAGCGACACATACGACAAAACCGAATTTCGGTAAAGTGGAATATTTTCGCGCGAGCGGGTTGACAGCGGCGCGACACAGCAAGGTGCCGTAGTCCGGATGGAGCGCCGGCGTAATCCGGGACATTGCGCGATGCCGGGCGAGCGGTACCGGATCTCGCTTTCGTTCCGGGCTACGGCGGTACGGACGCATCAAAAAAGGGCGGCGCAACGCACCGCCCCTGTTCGCGCAATCCGGACTCTTCCCGCGGGTCCGGCCGCTGACGAACCCAATCCGGTCGGCGTCCAGAACGACCGTTCAGTATGGCCGGCCCTAGTAGCCCGGATCGTAATAGTAAGGACTGCCGCCATAATAGCCCGGACCGCCGTAGTAAGGACGCGGGCCATAATAATAGCGGTTCTCGTAATAGTCGCGGCGCCGACTCTCGGCAATCGCACTGCCGATCAGACCTGCCGCCGCGCCCATGAAGGCGAGACCCGCGGCGCTCGGCCCGCGTCGATAGTGGTGGTGGCGACGGCGGGCGCTGAAATCGGTGGTGTCGGAGGAGCCCTGCCCTGCGGTGACAGGCGTTGCGGATACCGCCACAGCCGGGACCGGGGGCGCCGCAGCCGATGGCGATGTGGAGGTCGCGATCAATGCCAGGCTGGCGAACGCGGCCAGTACGGTGTTGCGGCCGGACGCGGAAATCGTGGGTCTAATACTCATTTGACCTTCCTCTGTTCTCGCCCAAAGAGAGATATGCAAACCATGTATAATGCGCAAACCGCTGAGATGGTTTCATGATCGCGGCAATCTGCCACGCTTCGAACCGAACAACCGGCCCCCAGCCTGAACCATCCAACCTGAGCGGATCATGAACAGCCGCGCTGTTTTTCGGTCGCCGCAAGCGATATCAGGCGCCGGCGCCTATGACAGCGCGCCGAGCACGCCCCGCGTCGCCTTGTCGATCTCCTCGACATAGCGGCGGCGGGCGAAGGTCTCGGTGAGGAAGCCGACCACCTTGCGACTGTCCGTGGAATCGACCACCGCCAGCATCTCGGCCTCCGCCTCGTCGAACACGGCCATCGCCGACTTCACGTTCATTTCCGGGATCAGCACGATGTCGATCAGGCGCGCCAGTTCGATCACCTGGATCTCGTCGGCGATGGTGTCGAGGTCGCTGGAGAACAAATCGGGCAACAGGACGAGGCCGACATATTCGTCCGCATTGTTGACGATGACGACGCCCGGCCGCGAGCCCAGCGCAAACTCGCGGCGGACCGCTGCGATCGTCGTCGTCGAGGGCACCTTGCCGACGTCGGAGCGCATCAGCCGCTCGACGGTGAGATTGCGCAGCCAGCCGACGTCGTTGGCGCTGCGGATGGTCTCGCCGCGCAGATGCAGACGCCAGGTCGAGAAGGAGTGGCCGAACATGAAGCGGACGCAGATCGAGGTGACGATGCAGCCGGCCAGCACCACGGCGGTGACGTCGACGTTGCGGGTCATCTCGAGCACCAGGAACGACATGGTCAGGGGGCCGCCGACGATGGCGACACCGAGCGTCGCCATGCCGGTCAGCATCGCCACCAGCGGATCGATCGCGAAGTTCGGACTGATCAAGAGCAGCACCGCGGCAAAGAACTTTCCGATCAGGCTGCCGACGAACAGCGATGCGAAGAACAGGCCGCCCCGGAAACCCGAGGCCAGCGAGATCAGGCAGGCCGTCACCTTCAAGGCGATGATCAGCGCGATCATGCCGATCGCCATGTCGTGAAAGAGATCGAGCACCATGGCGCCGTGGCCGGCCGCCAGCACCTGCGGCGTAACAATCGCAAAGCTGCCGACGATGAGACCGCCGATCACCGGACGGAGCCAGACCGGCATCCAGGCGAACAGGCGCTCGAACGTCGGCGAGGTGCGCATCACGGCGATGCCGACGCCACTTGTGACGAGGGCGAGCCCGATCAGCGCCAGATACTGCTCGACGCCGACGGCGCTGACCTTCGGTATCTCCAGCGAGTACGGTGCGCCGCCGAGCCATTGCGCGGTCAGGGCGCCGGCAAGCGAGGCCGCCAGGATCGGCGCTGCGCTGCCGACCGAATAGACGCCGACGATGAGCTCGCAGGCGTAGAAGGCGCCGGTGATCGGAGCGCCGAACGCCGCCGCGATCGCCGCGG
This region includes:
- a CDS encoding DUF3830 family protein, translating into MSKLVIRAGDFTFDARFEEQLAPKTVAAFRKALPFESHIIHVRWSGEGVWMPLGDLDFGVGYENHTSYPAPGQIILYPGGISETEILLAYGGVHFASKMGQLAGNHFITLTSGLENLATLGKSVLWKGALPIRFEEV
- the puuE gene encoding allantoinase PuuE, which gives rise to MTEPRYPRDLRGYGRNPPPPEWPGNARVAVQFVVNFEEGGENNILHGDRASEAFLSDVLGAQPWPGRRHANIESMFEYGSRAGFWRLWRIFTARSWPATVFGVATALKRNPDIVAAMKEAGWDIASHSLKWIEHKDMTEAQERAEIAEAIRVHTEATGARPLGWYTGRSSINTNRLLMEEGGFLYLCDSYADDLPYWVRGAGRKQLIIPYTLDANDMRFINPQGFAGGEQFFSYLKDAFDVLYAEGETAPKMMSVGLHCRLAGRPGRAAGLIRFLDYIGKHERVWVPTRLQIAQHWHDRHAHLAANAFEIG
- the uraD gene encoding 2-oxo-4-hydroxy-4-carboxy-5-ureidoimidazoline decarboxylase, yielding MSQISLSDLNAADNADFVATLGNVVEYSPWIAEQLAGKRPFAGINQLHTALMAAIQSAEPDVQLALIRAHPDLASKTQRAAGLTAESTGEQNSAGLDRLSDAEYAAFERVNSAYRDKFGFPYIVCVRRHTRDSVLHDFEIRLRNIAKTEMRRAIEEIGRISALRLDQLVAADDKLKVHGRLSTHVLDNHIGKPAAGIAVELVELANLGENRVITRDVINADGRTDQPLISGRPLPIGRYELKFSVGRYYAERNVPMSDPPFLDEIPLRFGISAPEDHYHVPLLITPWSYSTYRGS
- a CDS encoding chloride channel protein, yielding MFVRIRHIVDRKGSNRTMVRLRALLRSNEFYLIPLALVIGTLAGAIVTLMAEIAQIAHVVIYGIPIDVRLSSNAYVSPWAALIAPALGGLALGVMEWSRRRMKISSAVDPVEANALRGGNLSMRDSVVVSSQTLISNGCGASVGLEAGYTQIGSGIASLLGKFFNLRRNDQRLMVGCGAAAAIAAAFGAPITGAFYACELIVGVYSVGSAAPILAASLAGALTAQWLGGAPYSLEIPKVSAVGVEQYLALIGLALVTSGVGIAVMRTSPTFERLFAWMPVWLRPVIGGLIVGSFAIVTPQVLAAGHGAMVLDLFHDMAIGMIALIIALKVTACLISLASGFRGGLFFASLFVGSLIGKFFAAVLLLISPNFAIDPLVAMLTGMATLGVAIVGGPLTMSFLVLEMTRNVDVTAVVLAGCIVTSICVRFMFGHSFSTWRLHLRGETIRSANDVGWLRNLTVERLMRSDVGKVPSTTTIAAVRREFALGSRPGVVIVNNADEYVGLVLLPDLFSSDLDTIADEIQVIELARLIDIVLIPEMNVKSAMAVFDEAEAEMLAVVDSTDSRKVVGFLTETFARRRYVEEIDKATRGVLGALS